The genomic interval TACCTGAATTGCAAgggatttttatatattcatatgttaCAAAGTCAGCAACTCTCCTGTTGGTTCATTATTGAATGTGCTGTAAATTAAGTCTTTTGCAATTAAAATGAGGTTTGCCCACATCCAAGATGACCTTGTGACTTTGTGCTGATTGTGTCTGAGGACCTTTCCCTCCACATATGGCCAGACAGATGCACCCAGTTCAGCCTAATGAGTAGGCtttttttttggggtggggggagtcgGGTGGGggggatttttaatattttaattttcaagacggttaaaatattgaaatgtttaAGTGGATAACTATATTATTCATAAAATGACTGAGTGAAAACTAATACACTATGAGATGAAAAGTACTTGTCAGGGATTTTCAAGCTTTTGCTCAAGTAATTACTATGAAATAACAATTTCTAGAAATGAAGAACAATCTGGAGAATAAATTACCATTGGTGTGGGGGAAAAAAGCCaaacagaagtagaaaaaggTGTAGCCGGCATACAAATGTTATCTACAgtgtatttttagattttttatacTTGACCAGGTCTCTTATGTCCTTTTTCTGGAAAACTATTTTTAACTACTAAAGTGATTATAAATGAAAAAGTGGCCAGTAAAGTGACTACTATCTTCAGGGCTTTAAACCAGTTGGGATAATGTGGTAAGAGAAAAAGTTGAAGGTGGAATGCTACCCGCATACCCATCATTACTGTGACTGTGGCTTCACTAAGTCTTTCAGAAATAAGAAGGcaaaccatgaaaagaaaagaggagctgTACTGCTAGCTAAATTAAGGTAGTCCGATTTGGCTGGACTACCTTCTGgtagagcaaaaccccatctgatCCCACCCAAGAAAGATGGAAACTGGCTCCATAAGCCATCTGAGTAAAAGCTAATATGGGAATATAAGTTTTTGTCATCAGCATGACCAGTGGTGGAGCAACGAAGGGGATTAGTCCTGCCAGAGTTACATATAATGCTGGCTTTGGGCTGTCAGTTAGGTAAGTGATGGTGCTTGGTGGCCTGGCTGGAAGTGCTTGcttctgcttctttttaaagCTGCAGGGGGATGTATGATAGCACTGTGTCTTGCTCATATGCACTGGAAATGATGAGGAAAGCCAAGGCCTtggaaatggggaaaagtttTGGAGAGACATCTTGAGAGAAAGTATATTTGTTCTGCTGGTTCTTAGTCCCACTGGGAAAGAGTACTTCAGCATCTTTGAAGATGCCTGAGAAAACTTCCGGATGAAGCGAAGCATACTGGCCCCTATTGAAAGTCTTGTTCAGGAAGATGCCAGGCAGTTCTGATTAACATGTTGTTACAGCTAAGCGGAGGCACTGAATCAGGGGCATGTTTCCTTGGTGCCTCCCATCCCAACCTGCACCTGTGGCGACTTTGAGACTTGCCAGCATTGCACGGAGAGCAGGAGTAGGCTTTATGGCTTGTTTTACACACAGTGTTTTTAATATCCCAGTCCTGATAAAATCAGCGTCTTAGGCCAAGAGGAATGGGGGACAAACAGACTTGAGCTTCCAACATTCCTAACCATGCATTCAGTTGTTTTGCATATGGTTGCTTTATGTCCATCGTGTACTTTTAATAAGCAGTTGAGATTTTTGCTACATTCCAAGGGTGAttaagagaggaaggaagggggattTTTATCCCAAAGAATCAGTTATTTCTTTTGGTGTATCTCATTGGCATTCTTTATAAACTCTACCTAACTAATTCTGTTTCTTGAAGCTTTGTCTAGAAGATTGACACAAAGTTAAACACATGGGTTACTAGAAATGGAGAGGGcaccaggggcagtggctcatgcctataatcccagcaccttggaagaaggagacaggaggatcgcttgagctcagaagttagagaccagcctgggcaacgtagtgagacttcatctctgcaaaatttaaaaattagctgggcacgatggcatgtgcctgtagtcccagctagtcaggaggctgagatgggaggataacttgagcccaggaggttgaggctgcagtgaactgtggcCGTGATCATGCtacttgcacttcagcctgaaggACAGACTGAGACACTGTCTTGaaacaaaaagaatggaaaagccCTGTCAGATAGTTTCATGATCCCTGGGGAAGGGACATAGGAAATCACAGTTAATTGCCTGTTGTTCCCCATGATTTTATAGCTCTTTGCCTAATCATTTTTGCAGTATGAAAAATGATACAtggtcaggccaggcacagtggctcatgcctataatcccaacactttgggaggccaaagtgggtggatcatctgaggtcaggcgttcgagaccagcccagctgGCCAGCATGGGAAAAGCCCAtttctactaaagacacaaaaattatctgggcatggtggtgcacacctgtaatctcagctacttgggaggctgaggcaggagaataatttgagcccaggaggtagaggttgcagtgagctgagattgcaccactgcactccagcttgggcaacagagccagactccatctcaggaaaaaaaaaaaaaatgatgcatgGTCAAATGGAAGGAAGTGCTGATTTTGAGAGTCATAGGGTTCTTGGAGAGAAAACAAGACTGCTGATCTCGTTCATGCAGCACTCAAATAGCATCACAGACTCTTGAGATATCCCTTCGTTCTCAGAGATCCCATATAGTGCTGGTGATGCTGGCTTTTCCTGACTTGTTGCATAACCCAGGCTAAGGTCAAGAGTTGCCTCCATATTTACTTCTGCAAAGTAAGAAATTGTTCCCTTCTTGTCTCCACTATGGGAAGGTTGTGATGTTGGATTAAAATGACCTAGCAGAGCACATTACGTGCCTTAGCAGTTCACTGTATCTTTTTGTCTCATTGCTAATCCAGATAAATGCCTCACTTTTCAATGTATTTCAAATCCATTTTGATATCTAGCCGCTTTCTCCTATTTTGTTGTCCACAGAGAAACAAGCAGTTATTCCTGCAGTTTTTCAAGTCTGTTTGCTGGggtagaaggaagaggaaaacatACACACCCTTTGACTTAAATTGTGGTCTGTCCACCCTAGAAACAGCTTCCGTTGAACAAGCTAGTCAGATTTCCAGGATGCCAAGTTATGTAAAAGAGGCTTAAGGCCAATAGTCCCTCTCCTTCCTGCACCCTCTTCCTACATGAATACTACTTGCGGCAGCTCCTCCAGAGTCTGATATCCTTGTTCCTGCCCTCTTCCTTTCATCCTCAAGAATGCAagaaatggccgggcacggtgactcacacctgtaatctcagcactttaggaggccgaggtaggcgaatcatttgaggtcaggagtttgagaccagcctggccaacgtggtgaaacctgtctctactaaaaatagaaaaattagctgggcgtggtggcacgcacctgcaatcccagctactggggaggctgaggcatgagaatcacttcagccagggaggttgaggttgcagtgagccaagattgtgccacttcactccagcctgggctcgaaaaataggaaaggaaaggagggagggagggagggagggaaataaaCTTCCCCTACTCTGAGCCTTTTTGCCCCCTCCCCCTTttttatgagagagagagagggggagggggaggagaggaggaggggggaaagaagaaaagaagaaagagaaagaaaagggagagagggaaggaaaaggaagaaagaaatttctcCTACTCCAAGCCTTTCCAAGCCTTTCCGCCCCCTTCCTATTTTTTACTCTAGCCCTAAACATATTTGTGTAGTTTGACTGCTTAACCAAACCACATCTCATTCCATTTGTCTTTCCTCTACCCTCAGTTCATTAACCAACAATACTGATTATTAATGATCTCAAtagaccatctgtataaactgtAACCATTAAAGTTTTCTCCATAGAGGGATGTATTGTATTTGAAGTATTCATCGTTTGAGGAAAATCTTGCTGTGCGAAGTGAGCATTTTTTTGTGACGGAGGAAAACTAATGAGACTATAGAAACATGtactttctgtctttgttttttatagatGTGTTTAGGTTTTACAGCCAGTCTGGAAACTGACTTAAATATCATTAAACTGCATTGGTGCTGGTCGTGTGGGCAGTCGAGTTCTGGAGGGGACAGAGCAGGTGCCTTTGCCAAGGTGTTGAAAGAGCAACTCATGCAAAAGAACTGCCAGCAGAAAGTGCAGGCTAAGGCTTTTCAAGGCTCCCCCTTCAGGCCTAACAAACACCAAAAATAGTGCCCATGGCCCATATAAAAGGGGCGTTTGGCAGCTCAGATACATGTTTTaaaggggaaggaaaaagaaggcaTTACAAGGATGTCTCCACACCCATGGAATCACTTAAAGTGTTTCTGCACACTGGCCAAGTTTTCTGCTAAATGGCTCATAGTGTATGGAAACCAGCCAGATCTGCAACCTTCTGCCCAGAAGCCCATGCAGGCCTTCTGCTAACTAGAGTACCAAGACAGCAGGCGAGAAGCTGTCGGTTGGCCAACCCAGAAAAAGGTAGTCTTAGCACCATATACCCATCTATGTGACCCTTACCAGCAAGAGCAGCTGCTGCTGTAGAATGAAGAAtttggcttaaaacagcacaacAGACTCAAGTTTTGTTTTCTATCTAAAACTTAggctttaaaaacaacaacaacaacaaaaaagtttatttaaacaaGATGCTTGGCTTGAAGGGAAAACGAAAACTATCTAGGATTCTTTTTTTAGAGTAATTTATCCCTACTTAAAGACAGATTGCCCTACATGTAACAGCTACatacaagaaagttataaaattgtCATtggttttataattaaaattctcCAGTTGAACAAGGTATGcaggatttttgtgtttttgttgtttaaacaagaacaaaataacTTGCAGGAATATAAAGAGTTGAATGAGCATGCCACAGTGGAGAAAGGGTATTTTCACAGAAACAATATTTTTCCCCATCCCATTTCCACTTGATGTCAATCAAAACATAGCggctgtttagtttttaaaaaacgcAACAGGTGGGTCTTGGTGTCTCAGGCCCATAATGCCCGCACTttggggaggtgggtggatcacttgagcttgggagttcgagactagcttaggcaatatgatgaaaccttgtctctacaaaaagcacaaaaaaatttagccggttATGGTGGGcagcctttagtcccagctactcaggagcctgagctgggagaattgcttgagccttggaggtggaggttgcagtgagctaagattgtgccattgcactccagcctgggtgacagagtgagaccctgtctcaaaaagaaaaaaatgaacgtGCTTGTGCACACGTAGCAATTACTTCATGTACAGTAAAGGAATGGGGAAGGGGGAAATGAAGGAATAGAGAAACCTATACTGTAGTAGTCAGGATGTGGTGGAACCACATTGCAGTTTCCTAATTGGGAATATAATCTTGGTCTCTAAGAACAGAGTTCTGGAGTAAAGAAGCAGGTTCCCTTTCCAGTAGACACCTCCTGTCTGCTGCTGCAACACATCAATTGTATCTTCATCCTCCTTTTCCAACTGTGCAAGTGTGTCTGTTTCACTGGTACCTATCAAATTGGAGTCTGATCTGCCTCATTGACAAACCCTGTCCTTCACAATAGGCTCCCATTAGTTTACTAAGGTGTATgcctctttcctttttgttttctgttttttggggttttgtttgtttgtttgtttgttttgagacagattctctctctatcacccaggatggaatgcagtggcatgatctcagctcattgcaacctccgcctcccaggtttaggcgattctcgtgcctcagccttccgagtagctgggattacagacacgcgccaccacgcccggctaatttttgtatttttagtagagacagggtttcgccatgttggccaggcttgtctcgaactcctggcctcaagcgaactgcccactttggcctcccaaagtgctgggattataagcatgagaaaccgcacctggcctagtttACTAAGTGGTGTATGCCTCTTAAACTGCACcacaggccaagtgcagtggtttttttttttttttttttttgagacagagtcttgccctgtcacccaggctggagtgcaatggcacaatctcggctcactgcaacctccacctcccaggttcaagcgattctcctgcctcagcttcctgagtagctgggattacaggcacctgctatcacacctggctaatttttgtatttttagtagagacggggtttcaccatgctggccagtctggtctcgaactgctgatgtcagatgatccgtctgccttggcctcccaaagtgctggaattacaggcgtgagccaccatgcccggccctgtctTGACTCTTTCCTTGGGCTTTTCGTTGGCCATGGCCAGCATCTCCTCAGCTGCTGTTTCACAAAAGAGGTATCAGGTCTACACCAAACCAGGAGCAGCAGAAGTAGAtacagtttgttttgtttgtttgtttttttgagccggagtctgctgtgtctccaggctggcgtgcagtggcatgatctcagctcactgcaacctctgcctcccaggttcaagcaattctcctgtctcagccccccgagtagctgggagtacaggcatgcgccacaacgcccagctaatttttgtatttttagtagagacgaagcttcagtatgttggccaggatggtcttgatctcttgacctcatgatccacctgccttggcctcccaaagtgctgggattacagtgagcccggccttttttttttttttttttaatcattaatagtgtaaacacaatttttattaagatggaaacctCTTAAcccaggaaataaaaattatatatcccTTGATGTATGTCAACATGTAGCAGGTATATTTCTTCAATAGAGCAAAGATAGTTTTGTGAGGAACTGTGATTAAGGTAGGATGCACATAGTTCACCAGCAATGAGGGTTGGAGCTGCGTTTCTCTAAGGAAAGGCTAGGATTGAgtgtggcatcatcttggctgcTACTTACTAGTCACAGGTCTGGGCTGCGGTGTCTCAGCCCCTGCTGTCCAAGTGACACATTCCAATTTCTGGGCTCCTAGATGGGGATGTCCAAGCTAAGCCTATTCAGGGGCAGAAGAGTCTTCTCCTGTGCCTAAGGAAAGCCCTGGCTCTGCGAAGACAAGGAGCAATGGGTCTGCTGTCTGTGACCAGCAACAGCATAAAGGACCGTGTTGTCTCATGTGGCAGGGACACCCCTTGCACCCAGTGTAGTGGCCTTTGTGTGAtatccattttattcattttaactaaaggaatgtatttcttttctgttttgttttttttttttaattcagagacaggatcttgctaaattgcccaggctgatcttgaactccttggctcaagtgatcctctgcctcggcctgttgggattataggcatgagccaccatacctggccaaggAATGTATTTCAAAttactctttttctctattttacttcACAGGGTGTTCCTTGACTTGTTTTTAACTGTAGGTCTTTATTAAATTTACCTTTCCTACATTTAGTTGCCTTCagtaaataataatagcagctctAAATCCCAGTCTTCTCTATCTTGACGACCTGTTGACATTTCATATTCATGGTGTCCAAAATGGAAAATTGTCCTCCCTTTCCCCCAGATCTCCTCCTGTTGATTTAATGTGTCTCCGCTGGTGCCCTCCCCATCATTCCCGTCTTCCTGACTTAAGATCACAGGTCCTCTTCACTTCgcccctctttctttccctgtgGCTTCTACCCTTTTATGAGGTAGcataacatttaccatttacTGAGCCCTTCCTGTATGCAGACATGCTTAGATATATTATTAACtctatcaccattttacaggtgaggaaaccgagGGTTTTAGAGGTAAATAACTGGGCCAAAGTCATATAGTAAGTGGCAGAGGACTTGAATGCAGATTGAATACATCAAAGTAGGTAATGCATTTCTTTGAGACATCTAGAATTTCAGAATTCTGTACATATAACTTCTTGCTTCTTAACAATCATCAATTTCTACTAATTTGAATTAATACATCCCAAGAAGGAAAGCAGGTTGTGCAAAGCTGTGTAAACTGTAAACTTGGGGTGGATCTTCAACTTGAAGTTCGTGTTACGTAAGTAAAGCTGTCAGTTTCCCATTTAATTAGACCGGAAAATGCTATGCAAATATCAGCTTTTCATTGTTATAAAGAATGTATTCAGGCAGGAAGAGGGATCAACAGAGGTGGGCCTTTTAGAGTGGTTGTTTTTAAGGGAGCAATTTCCTTTTGAGGAAttgtccctgcccctgccccagaaagCCAGTATCGCTGTCTATTTTCACACCTATCcaatagagacagaaaagagTAGTCAATTCCCATGGGagtgtaagcttttttttttttttctctgttgaagTTAATGCATTGTATCATCTGTGTCCCTGAGAGTTAAACTTCCTTAAACTTCTTAATACAAAATCCAGATATGAGCTGGGCATCAAGACACATTGCAAACTCGTAGGTTTCAATAAAATTACATAAGTAATGGATTGCaagaaggaacagaaaataaagcCAATAACTCATCCTTTTGGTCTCCATCTGAAAATGACTTCCTTCTAGAAGCCTATGGCCTACTAATCTGAgtggcatatttttttttttttttgagatggagtctcttgctctgtcgcccaggttggagtgcagtggcacaatctcagctcactgcaacctccgcctccccggttcaagtgatcctcccacctcagcctcctgagtagctgggaccacaggtgtgcaccaccacgctcagctaatttttgaatttttagtagagatggggttttgccatgttggccaggctggtcttgaactcctggcctcaagtgatccaacccccttggcctcccaaagtgctgggattacaggtgtgagccaccgcgcctggccctgggTGGCATTCATTTTATGTTCTTCCATGGCATCCTCAGCATCCCCAATCAAGGTATATCTTCTGCTCTATGGTTACTGCTTTTCTTGTCGATAGTCCCCCAGTAGATTATAAACTCATAGAGAGTCTGTGTGTTACTTATTGCTCTGTTCGTGTATGGCACATGTCTGGCAGATAGAAGGAACTCAAAACATATttactagaataaaataaaataagcacatAAGGAAAATTAAAGCCAGCTGTAATCCCATCCCAGTGActgcaacaaatttttaaaagcaactcAGTGGAGCTCAAGTTCCACAGAGACAATTCAGAAGAGCCTActagaaaaaaattccattccaccgggcgtggtggctcacgcctatgatcccagcactttgggaggccgaggtgggcagatcatttgaggccaggagttcaagaccagcctggccaacatggcaaaaccctgtctctactaaacatacaaaaattagccagtcgtggtggcacatgcttgtggtcccagctactcgggtggctgaggtgggagaatcacctgagcctgaaaggttgacgctgcagtgagtcatcataataccactgcactctagcctggacagcagagtgagaccctgtctcaaaaaaagaaaaaaaaagaaaagaaaagaaagaaaaggaaaagaaagaaaaaagaaaagcaaaaaaaaaaaaaaaaagaaaaagaaaagaattcattcattcctaTAGATGATGCAAGGAGACCGCGGGAAGGTCACTGCTCCAGCAACCCTGCCAAAGCCACAGCTGGAGTAGTGTGTACTGGGCTGGGGGGCTTTTAGGGGAGTGTCGACTTCTAGAAGAAAGTTGTAAAGGTGATAACAGCAACACAGTAATAAAAGGATTGCTTTCCGAAGAAAGATTAAAGTCCCACTAAGATGAGAGGCTACCTAATAGTCTGCCTAAATTTGAAATCAAAAGGAAACCAGCATTCTTAGTTCTTACTATTCTTGTGATCAAGTCCCATTCACATGAGCTTAATTCAGTAGGAATctgaatacaaaattaaattGCTAGATGTGTCTCCTCTTAGgagctttctcttttccctttcctaGTAAATCGTTGTTAAAGCAATAAACGACCAAATCTAAGACCTTGGTGGAACCCTGAGACCTTGGATAAATGGGGGGGAATTCTCAACAGCTACTATGCAACTTAAAGATAGTGACCTGTTCACCTACTTCCTGGTCACTTCAGATTTAAATGAAATCCCTGTAAGACCATACATGATAAACCTTGTTTGTCTTTAATCCTTTATAAGAAGATCACAAAATTCCAATAGTAAAAGCAATGTAAATTCCCCTGTGGCAGGTACCGTAGACTCAAGCACAGAAATTCCCACTGCAGGCAATTTCTGCAgtggaaatgaatttttttttcttcagatactgtctcacactgtcacccaggggagagtggcacgatcacggctcacggcagcctcaaactccttggctcaagtgatcctcccacctcagcctctctgagtaactgggattacagacatgcgccaccatgcctggctaatttttttttaatgttttgtagagacaggggtcttgttatattgcccaggctggtctctaactgctggcctcaagcaatccttccacctcaaccttccaaagcactgagattacaggtatgagtcactgcacccagccttcagactttgttctttttctttcaagattattttggctattagCATCAACCTGTCTGTTTCTGCAAGGAAGCCTCTGTGATTGCAATAGGAAttatgttgaatctgtagatcaatttggggataCTGCCATTTTATtaagtcttccagtccatgaatatggaatgtctttccatttgtttagatcttctgtaatttctttcaataatgtttGCAGCTTTTAGAGTATAGAGCTTGCATTTCATTtgctgaatttcttttcttttctttttttttttttctttattttgagacggagtctcactcggtcgcccaggttggaatgcaatgacacgatcttgactcattgcaacctctgccttccaggctcaagtgattctcctgcctcagcctcct from Gorilla gorilla gorilla isolate KB3781 chromosome 7, NHGRI_mGorGor1-v2.1_pri, whole genome shotgun sequence carries:
- the LOC101132327 gene encoding LOW QUALITY PROTEIN: transmembrane protein 69 (The sequence of the model RefSeq protein was modified relative to this genomic sequence to represent the inferred CDS: inserted 2 bases in 2 codons), with protein sequence MLRFIRKFSQASSKMLKYSFPVGLRTSRTNILSLKMSLQNFSPFPRPWLSSSFPVHMSKTQCYHTSPCSFKKKQKQALPARPPSTITYLTDSPKPALYVTLAGLIPFVAPPLVMLMTKTYIPILAFTQMAYGASFXSFLGGIRWGFALPEGSPAKSDYLNLASSTAPLFFSWFAFXISERLSEATVTVMMGMRVAFHLQLFLLPHYPNWFKALKIVVTLLATFSFIITLVVKNSFPEKGHKRPGQV